The DNA window tgtttgtctgttctttctttctttctttctttctttctttctttctttctttctttctttctttctttctttctttttttctttctttctttctttctttctttctttctttctttcttcagtgtAATTTTGTCAtgaaaaatcaatcaataaagttggattattataataaattcATTGTTTAAAGTACATTTCACACATTGCATATTTATACTTATACATTTCACATTTTGGAACTCTTCTGTTATTTATATGCTTTGTTTAATTTTCCATTTTCCCTCCAGTCATATCTTCATGtctcactttgtgtttctgaCATCACGGGTGGCTCCGCCTCCAGGAACAAACCAAGAGTGACCTGGTTACAGTTTccagtcagaggtcagaggtcacgcgTCCAGAAGTGTTCTTAAGAAATCGTTCAGTGCGTCTGTGAGCAGGTCGACTGAGGTCGAGGCGCCATCGCTCGCCACTTCAACACACATTAAGAAACAtgacaacgtgtgtgtgtgtgtgtgtgtgtgtgtgtgtgtgtctgtttctatgtgtgtgtgcctgtgtgtgcctgtgtctatgtgtgtgtgcctgtgtgtgcctgtgtgtgtgtgtgtgtgtgagagatgctGAGACATACTGAAGCTCCACAGCGCCATCGTTAGGTTGGTTATGGAGTTATTCGTTTACTTATTAAAGAATTGTTGacatatgaataaataagtaCATGTGAGGTGATACTTGATCATTTATAGTTTCTTACATTGATTTGTTTCCATTAAAACACATGATGAGATTTCTACAGGTCCGAGACTGGACTCGTAAACAAACTAGATCATTTCCTGCAATCCCTGAACAACAGCCCATGGATACTCTGTTCCCAACAGCTCCATCTAATAAAGGCATAATATCCATCATGTATATGAAACTCTCATCTTTACAGATGACATCTCTTGATGCACTGAGAGAAGCATGGCAGGCTGATCTGAATTTACAAATCACAGATACTGAATGGTCAAATATATTTACAAGGATACACTCCTCATCAATCTGTGCCAGACATGGCCTACTTCAATCCAAAGTAGCACACAGACTGCACTTGTCTAAAGCTAGAATCGCGAAGATGTATCCAACAATTGATGATTCATGTAATAGATGCAATTTTTCACCTGCAACATTAGCTCATACGTTCTGGTTTTGTCCGAGACTCTCGGGCTACTGGTCCTCTATATTTGATGCCCTATCCAAGATAGTTAAAAGGCCAATAGAGCCGAACCCGCTCACGGCTATATTTGGTATCCAATGTGAGGATGACCACCTTCCTAGGGCACAATCTGATCGCATTGCTTTTGTCACCTTCCTAGCGAGAAGAATAATTTTACTTAATTGGAAACAGGCTGCCCCGCCCTCCTATAAACATTGGGTTAGAGATACGCTGCAACTCTTGAAGCTAGAAAAGATCAGACTGGCTCTGCGACGTCCTACTGATAACTTCAGCAGGATATGGCAACCTTTTATTACATACCTGCTTGAACAAGTGTGAAGTTTTGTCCTATatgtcatgtacagtatatattgtcatttatcattactgaaaaccacatgaatgatctctcacacacaccttatgttttgtctgttttttttttttatttttgtttttgtttttgttctgttttattgACGACAatgatgtctatatatatatatatacatatatttttttttttttttttctttttaaattattattatttaattctttcttttctgtttgtcccctggggtggggggggagaaaaaaaaaaaaaaagttttcatatacgtctgtatgtatgagatttcatcttcaattgtgaaaaccaatgaaaaaattattaaaaaaaaaaacacatgatgagCTGATATTTATCTTGTGACTCTCATAACTAACTCATAATTCATTGATTCAGGTCTATTTACCCGTTTGAATAAAGATCATAGAAACGTTAAAAACAGGAATTTGTcttttcatctctcctcttGTTAATCATTAATGAGTTATCATCTCATCATCCTCGGATTAATCTGTTGAATCTTAGAATTACTTCAGGTGGAAGTTATTTTTCATGCATTTGGAGTAATTTtccttttaatactttaaaagACCTTTAGTAGATAATCTCATAGTACTtattactccccccccccccccccccctccatcattATAGATATCTCTGCTGAGCTGTGACGTCATGAACATCTGCAGGAGAAACTGAACTGAAATCATCATCTGTCACTTTCATGTCTGTGAAGCTGCATTTACACTCCAGGCCGTTAGGGGGCGACACGTGGTCACTGTCTCACGAAGCACCTGTCACCTGAGCGCATGCGCGTGCGTAGTGCAGGaaaccagctgctgcaggtcagtGTGTGACGTCAGGGGGAGAACGTGtaattaataaatgtttgatttgattttattcagtttgaatttaaatgattcaaacccagaacatcAGCAGATTCTGCTACAGAGCTAACATTAGCATTAATGCTAGCTGGTTAGCATCTGAAGGCTCATTAGCCGCAGTCAGACAgcggctaacgttagcatgttGAAGCTAACATCCCTGTTTGATTCTGTTGCTGCAATAAATGggaattatattcatattttattttgtacgtCACCTCATTACTTTATCTTTaaattcaaacatctgctgctctctggtttattgttattattatatcttTGTACTTTACTGTGTATTCTAGTACTTTACTGTGTATTCTAGTACTTTACTGTGTATCAGCTACTTAGAGAGTGTGTATGCTGGgtatgtacatgtacatgttgCTGTAACTGAATCATTTCCCAatttgggattaataaagtatatCTATCCATCCTTCATCCATCTACATGATCTCATATGAAAGATGTTTAAATTCTGAAATATGAATGCATCACTGTACATATTTAACCCTAAAGGCAGCATCACGTTGTTAGTTTCATTAAATCCAGTTTACTCACAGGTATTAAATCCATGTGTCAAACAGGTGCTGTGATATTTctcattaaaacaaaatcttACATATAGCACCTTTTAAATATAAGTCTGCTGATGATCTGCAAATGTCCCCTGTTCTGTAAAAACATCCAAACCATGActgttaaataatttataattttgttataatttttaagaaacattgttctgtgtgttttattatcgAGTCGTTAAGCTTCGGTGGAATGAAGCACAAACTGTAAGTGAACCTgacgtctcctcttcctccctccatccagaTATGAAGCTGACGTGAAGATATGAATCTGCCATCTTGTTCATCTGGAGtcgggggggggcggagccgcAGCTTCAggtgctcgaccaatcgtgagtcagtgtcagctgtcaatcataacatttcaccttttatatcatcaaatcactgattaaaaccaaactgatcagaaacctgaacagaaacatcagagagagaagaacaacCTGgaatgaagagtgtgtgtgtgtgtgtgtgtgtgtgtgtgtgtgtgtgtgtgtgtgtgtgcgtgtgtgtgcgtgtgtgcgtgtgtgcgtgcgtgcgtgcgtgcgtgtgtgtgtgtgtgtgtgttttcgtgcTGGTGATGGAATCTTTTGATCAAGGTtctgctgccacctgctggtagGAGGCAGGAGGTGTCAGCAGCATGTTCAAGTTTAAAGATCTATAAACTCTTTGGGAAATATAAGTTAAATGTATTGTTGTATTAATAAATACAGTTGAGTAAGagttgaaaacatatttaagtTGTTGTGAGTGACACAGTTAAACATGAACAATaacagaaatattaaaacatgagGAACAATCAActtaatgaaatatgaaataatacttagaataacatttaattaaaccAATTATACAGGAGGCTAGTTTTAAATGATAGAAACAAAAGAGTGAAACTCTTCAATCAGTGGCTTCATAACTTTGAGTCAATTAACTTCAAAACATAGAAAAACtactacaataataataataaaattaataatataacCTAGATCCACATAGAAGCAGCTGAAATATGTCTACATACACAAGTACATGATTCaagctttttgtgtgtgtgtgtaaacatattcaataagtaATTTCGTTTGATTTTGGATATACAATAATAAGTTCTTATTAGTAAACGACATAAGTTTATAATATCAACAGTATATTCTAACTGAAGTAAGCAGAAAACaaactctcctcttcctcctcctcctcttcttctataGCAGCAGGTGACACTGTCTCAAAGctctgacacccccccccccttccccccctctTCTGACATCTTCCCTCAGATgagctgaccccccccccacccacccacccacacacacagggggtcTTTCTCTCCTTTGTCACTTCACAGTAAATGAGACGTTTAATCCgtttaaaaaggagaaagaacaaAATTCTTCTAAATCCTCAAAGATTAAACCTGTGACCTCATCGCATCTGATGAATGTTAATCACACGACATcttattattttgatatttactaAATGATATTTGACAAACGCTGTCTGAACGGAGATTAAACAAAGTCCGAGTTTCTCATCATGAAAACACGAGGATGAGCTGATTTGTGCTGTAATAATTCAAATTATTATAAAGTctataaaacctgaacaaatcTACGTCTGTGCAcaagatatttaaaatgtaaaataagaaaCGTTAAAGAAACAGTTCAACACTTTATGAATTATAAGTTTACACTTTAACAGAGACATTTACGTATTTATACAACTTCTCATCCAACTGAAAAAGATCCCATTTAATTCCATTAAATACAGAATCCAGTCACTTGATGTTGGGCTTAAATGTTAATTCTCATATTCTCAAACATTTATAATCAATCAAATCACAAACAGAAATCTCCGTTTTTTCTTTGCTCGCTGAAATAAATGATATATTAACTTCTTAATGTTTTCAATTTTTTCctgcttgtttttattctaagGATTTTTTGACATAAATTAATACATTGACAAAGAAGCCGTGATAATATAAGACGAGAAATAGAATCATATTTCTCCTCTGTATTATTTGTCTCGGttccaggttaagaaccacatCTGTAAACACTGATGACGCATACAGTTGTATTAAATCACTGTGACTACATCAATggacaaataaatcattaaatatacattttctcatttacttcaatatatttttatcaGGATATAAAACCTATTTCTAATTCCTAATTATTCCACATTTCTTCTGGAGTTTTGGTTTTCTTTACTGTAGCAGAGCAGCCTGTTAAAATACTGATTCAGCTGTAACGGCAGGAAACAGATACTGTAAAGTGTAAAACCTTAAACATAGTAATAATActtataacaataacaataataataatgtagtaTCAAAGATTTAGATTTTAAGTTGATTGTGTCGTCAATCATCCATTGAATTActcagaaaatgtttttcatattaTTCATTTCGAACAATCTTGAACATATCAATATATAAACAACTCCACAATAGaactaatatttatattaaagtcTGAAATTAAATCACACCTGCTCCAACTTTTATTAACCATCATAAATATCCAGTTTATTACAAAACACCTCACGTCAACattataaatagattttataaaACACAAGGAAACATCTCGTGATAGAAACAAAACGAGAATCACGAGCAACAGATTCACGAACATTCAGACGTCATCGACTTTCTGAGCAAATCAATAAGCAGCtgcactttgacttttcacatctggaggaaaagaagatttaaaaacacCAACGAGGAATCAACAGGTTTCCAGCGACAcggaaaaatgtaatttttaaagaaagaaaatccaaaTCAGAAACCACCAGAAATAAGTCTTCATATTTTTAAGTGTGCTTTAACTTGAACGTTTTATTTTCCTCACCTATGTTTTTACATCTTGTTTAAAGAAACCAGACTTTcaggaaaatacacattttctgataataacaataagatTTGACCAAACTCCATTTATAAAGGGTATTTAGTAgcttgtcctgactcttgttgagggttgaggacagaggatgtctcaccatgttaaagccctatgagacaaactgtgatttatgaatatgggctatactaataaaatttgattgattaagtGATAAAAGATTTATATTTCTCACTTGGTGGTTTTCctggtgtgttgttgttcctcaCTGAACTGGTTCTGCCTCAGTCCGTGTCCTCACCAGCTCCAGTGGTACATGTGGGCCAGCTGCGGCCCCCCGGGGTGCAGGCCGGGGGGGTGAAGGCCGGGGGGGTGCAGGCCGGGGGCCTCTGGGCCGTAGGGGTGCAGCAGGGGGGGGTAGGCGCACAGCGGCAGGCCGAGTCCGGACCGGACCCCCTCCAGGTCCAGGACCGGTTTCCCGTCCTGCACCAGCAGCGGGATGGCGAGCCGGCGGCCCGGCAGCAGAGTCAGCGCCCCCTCCAGGCCGCGCTCGGCCCGGGCGCGCTTCATCTTGTAGCGGTGGTTCTGGAACCAGATCTTCACCTGGTTGGGGCTGAGGCGGATCCGCCCGGCCAGGTGCTCGCGCTCCGGCGCCGACAGGTAGCGCTGCTGCCGGAAGCGGCGCTCCAGCTCGAAGGTCTGCGCCTTGGAGAACAGCACGCGCCGCTTCCTGCCGCGGCTCTTCTGTGCATCCGCCCCCCCCGCGTCCCGGGCGAGGCCCCCCACGGCCGGGGACTGGTCCGCGAGCCGCGGCGTGGACTCGGGCTCAGGTCCGGGCTTGAAGGAGAGTCCGTGTACTGCAGGGGGACAAGTAATCTGATTACTCTCTGGACTCTGAGACTTATAAGTATTAGTTTCTATTCAGCTTCACGTGAATATCGACAAAAAACACGTTTTAAAGTTGAAccatctcctgctctgctcagcatgaaatacataaatcaGTTGATTGAtcataataaaagaaaatccagatatcattttaaatctaaccctaacacatgaaatacataaatcaGTTGATTGAtcataataaaagaaaaaccagatatcattttaaatctaaccctaacacatgaaatacataaatcaGCTGAGTGATCagaataatgtaaaataagaaataattatAATTCTGCAGTAAAAAAGGCAGAAGGACACTTTCCAGTTAGAAGATGAACTGATGCTCTGAAGTCATTTTAAAACTTAGTGATGaaagtgaaaatacatttataacatATTTCAGTCAGATATTGATATTTCAGCCGGTTTAATACAGTTCCGTGTAtttcttgatggtggatcatgaacatatttttacctgttaaaagggtttttagtagtttatcctgactcttgctgaaggttaaggacagaggatgtctcaccatgttaaagccctatgagataaattatgatttatgaatatgggctatacaaattaaatttgattgattgattttgtaAAGACGTCAGATTTAAACCTTAGAGGCAGAAATGAGATAAAGCTCAAGTTGCACCTGGAGCTGAATTAAATGATGAATTAAATGATGAATTAAATGATGAATTAAATGATGAATTAAATGATGaattaaatgatgaataaaaatgatCTTTATGATTAAATGTGCTCACATGAGAAGGTCAGGCTTCCGGTCCCGCGGCTCCACCGGCCCAGGATCCCGGTTCCTCCTCCGGTGAATCCCCGGTCCAGCGGCGGCTCCGGACCCGAGACCTCCGGGTCGTCCTCCTCGGTCTCCTCGGTCCCGGAGCCGCCGCTGGACCGGCCCGTCGGGTCCGGCAGGTCCGGCAGGTCCAGGATGTCCCGCACGGAGAACCCGGTTCTGGTGACTGGGCCAAAAGACATAGTGCTTGTGCAGGGAGGGAAGCGGAGGGTCACAGGTTCGAGTCCGCGATGCTTCACCGGCTGCAGCCCGTTAGAGAGGAGCCGAcaccggaggaggagcagcggccATGGAGCtgccggaggaggagaggctctACCGGCATGAGGAGGACCGGTCCTCCGGGCTTTTAAcgacgcgtgtgtgtgtgtgtgtgtgtgtgtgtgtgtgtgtgtgtgtgtgtgtgtgtgtgtgtgtgtgtgtgtgtgtgtgtgtgtgtgtgtgtgtgtgtgtgtgtgtgtgtgtatgtgaaccGTTAAAAGGACGGAGGCGGGTCCCGGGAGTCAAGAGGAAGAGGGTGTGAAACTGAACCGGGATCAGATctgggaggagatggagattAATGAGGattagaaagagagaaacaagacatttacatttaatggaCTCTGATCCGCTGCCTGttccacagaagaagaaaagatcaTAAACATCCGGGAATAAGGTTTTTTTATTCAGAGGAAGAAACGTACAGAAgttaatattaaatgaaaaatacaacaaagtGAAACCCACATTAAATACTTCTTTGATTAAGTTGAATATATTGAATTTAAGTTCATTATTTGTCAAGTCCTCATAAACCCACAAATCGACCTTAAAATCCACCTGAACAAgagttaattaataaataaataacacagagGACAATCAATAGAGTTcttctgatgtgtttttttttattataataaactCAACTTTTAAAAGCACGGTCAGACACTtgcattatattaaattatgaaACGTTTCTCAGCAGATGAATCGACCTGAAGGGGGATCAGTGAACTGGGATCCGATGTTTCACATGATGAaccagctgctctgtgtttgttgtgaggATCAACTGAAGAGTCTCATTCATATCTGTGTGTTCTTATTAATCACTGTGATCCTTTAAGTGCAAAACAAACTCAGACCTGTTCATGGTGATTCTCATGGTGAAGTTTGAATCTGGATTTTTAAAAGCCTGTATTCAGTGATGAGGGAAGCTAGACTTAATAAGTGTTTATCACTGTGGTCTTTAGTTAATAGATGATTTAATAACTCAGGGAAACACTGAGTCTGagaataaacagttttcagTCATATGTGATGGAACTATTTGATCTGGTTCCTGTAGAGGGAAATATAACCAGTTCCGAGGGGCCTTCCCATGTCGGGGTCCAGGTTAAATGAGGGTCTCACTTCTGTCTCAGGTTTCAGGACCTGAAGAGTCCAGAGAAATGTGGACGGCGTCGTCAGGAGCAACCAGAGCATCAGTGATGAGTCATAAcaatattaaatcattaaatcatgttttcaagcataaatattaaacatgatgtttcctCATCATGTAAATTAAACTTATTTCATCTTGTGCTTTAGGAAACTGTTGTGGACGTTCTTCAGTTTTCTGATATATTTATACTAAAGATTCCTAATAAAGAAAAGTCAGCAGCATGTTAACGTCTTGAGAATCTTTAGTTTCAGCCTAATGTTCAACAGttgatttattttgaacatttcatctgtgatttgtgtttttcaaatgttcCTTTTgtctcaaaaaagaaaaagaaaaaatcaaacTGCTAATTTTCTTATTACAAGCAAAATAATACGAAGCAGCAAAAAATGTTCAGTGAACGAacaacatattattattattatgttaaatCAAAATACGAGTTAACAGtttattaaaagattttaaatgtgtaagaaggatttttttaaaacaggacCTTTGagaattttcttcttcttttggaTTTgcctgtgtgatgtgtgtgccaatgagttgtgtttgtgtgtgtgtgtgtgtgtgtgtgtgtgtgtgtgtgtgtgtgtgtgtgtgtgtgtgcgcgcgcctGCTGGGTGGTCCAactctgcaaacaaacacacaacgagcCGACGGCCACAAAGACGGCACAGCCTCCACATTTATCCCATTTATTCCCCCTGAACACTTTATAATGGCctaactgacacacacacacaaacacacacacacacacacacacacacgcacacacacacacgcacactctctcACTATCTGCTGGGAATACATGTGAGGCTGCTGGGAGTTGTCATGGTATTCACACTGCAGCCTTCAATAGACTTTCCTCTATAttcatgaccacacacacagacgtgcacggacacacacaccagtttagtttatttaaaaaaataatagaataacatttgaaaagaaatgtaaattattgaATTGTTATTAAAACACGAAAACCAGTCAAATGAATTGTGAAAACATGAAGAATTTACCAAATGTAACAcgttaaaattaaatataaaataattaaataataagtaTATCGTTTTGTTAGTATGGaaacaaatactttaaatattaataaccaatttaataaaataaaatagataaatttgaagataaatagaaaataaaaaccaaaataacataaaatgacttaataaaagttaaaaaaaacggaaaaggtcataaaaaatgtatttacgatttgataaaataaataaaaatagatcaATGTTGTGattcacatgttttttattttgtttaagtaaaacaaataagaaacagGTGAATAACAAATCTGTTTGAAACTagaataaagcaaaacaatgtcataaaaaatgaaaaataa is part of the Limanda limanda chromosome 18, fLimLim1.1, whole genome shotgun sequence genome and encodes:
- the nkx2.2b gene encoding NK2 homeobox 2b; the protein is MSFGPVTRTGFSVRDILDLPDLPDPTGRSSGGSGTEETEEDDPEVSGPEPPLDRGFTGGGTGILGRWSRGTGSLTFSLHGLSFKPGPEPESTPRLADQSPAVGGLARDAGGADAQKSRGRKRRVLFSKAQTFELERRFRQQRYLSAPEREHLAGRIRLSPNQVKIWFQNHRYKMKRARAERGLEGALTLLPGRRLAIPLLVQDGKPVLDLEGVRSGLGLPLCAYPPLLHPYGPEAPGLHPPGLHPPGLHPGGPQLAHMYHWSW